The following are encoded in a window of Sphaerisporangium siamense genomic DNA:
- a CDS encoding ATP-binding protein, which yields MLLPYAPTSVAVARQRLSADLEECGVFTAAIEDAVLVVSELLSNALRHAHPLPSGQIKATWDWANDHLEVTVSDGGATTEPRAARPALSSLGGRGLGIVEFLAERWGVRHDGEMTTVWAVLHAPVGVLNSQVRTPEIGALHECG from the coding sequence GTGCTGTTGCCGTATGCGCCGACCAGCGTCGCCGTCGCACGCCAGCGTCTCAGCGCCGATCTCGAGGAGTGCGGGGTGTTCACCGCCGCCATAGAGGACGCCGTCCTGGTGGTGAGCGAACTGCTGAGCAATGCGCTCCGTCACGCCCACCCCCTCCCGTCCGGCCAGATCAAGGCCACTTGGGACTGGGCGAACGACCATCTTGAGGTCACGGTGAGTGACGGAGGGGCGACCACGGAGCCGCGCGCGGCGCGGCCGGCGCTCTCCTCGCTCGGCGGGCGCGGGCTCGGCATCGTCGAGTTCCTCGCGGAGCGCTGGGGCGTGCGCCACGACGGAGAGATGACTACTGTTTGGGCGGTTCTCCACGCTCCGGTGGGAGTCCTTAATTCACAAGTGAGAACGCCCGAAATAGGGGCACTACACGAGTGCGGCTAG
- a CDS encoding sensor histidine kinase has translation MSDDRVEIADEGFAHAVLASAANAVVALDRDLNVLMWNPAAERLFGFAAADVTGRRAPLVPDELTAEHHAVLERVRTGDPVSLRTKRRHRDGSLVDVGVDMSALRSESGALLGYVSVYHLIADDAVARDRGARRARLVRRLTDVVADINAELELPAVLDRIAASLTELTGADAGGFVLIEDERLRLVSAHGLPGRLKGATADLRSSLVGKLLRTGKTVLLETNDRTALDELIWSELPGLHTIALGVAAVGGRPYGALYALFAEGTAGHIELELLELLAGHAGIALGNAMAYQDAVRQRAHERAVVDASADGIAVLDDLGLVRQWNPAAEELTGVRACEVIGGRPPFPLPAPGQKLTTQLTTGRWLDVVSAEIVETGEIVVDFRDVTRAKELEEAKDLFLATTSHELRTPITVVQGFAHTLDARWDKLSDAERRSAVRTIAERSRALGQLMDHLLLGARAGAEELKVRVESFDLGERARAATLGLPVLSDRHRVEVEIPADLPWVDGDALATDILLGQLLENAFKYSPDGGLIRVLAWQETDLVVLVVDDEGVGIPPDDRERVFERFVQADSGDRRRFGGVGLGLYIARSLARAQGGELTAHSRPGGGTRMRFVLRTAPAYIGSDTPNR, from the coding sequence ATGAGTGACGACAGGGTAGAGATCGCCGATGAAGGCTTTGCTCACGCTGTCCTCGCGAGCGCGGCGAACGCCGTCGTGGCCCTCGACCGTGATCTCAACGTCCTGATGTGGAACCCCGCCGCCGAGCGCCTGTTCGGCTTCGCCGCGGCCGACGTCACCGGGCGCAGGGCGCCGCTGGTGCCGGACGAGCTGACGGCCGAGCACCACGCCGTCCTGGAGCGCGTCCGCACCGGCGACCCGGTCTCGCTGCGCACCAAGCGCCGCCATCGCGACGGCTCGCTGGTGGACGTCGGCGTCGACATGAGCGCGCTCCGCTCGGAGAGCGGCGCGCTGCTGGGATACGTCAGCGTCTACCACCTGATCGCCGACGACGCGGTCGCGCGCGACCGGGGAGCGCGCCGGGCGCGGCTGGTCCGCCGGCTCACCGACGTCGTCGCCGACATCAACGCCGAGCTGGAGCTGCCGGCCGTCCTGGACCGCATCGCCGCGAGCCTCACCGAGCTCACCGGGGCCGACGCCGGCGGCTTCGTGCTGATCGAGGACGAGCGCCTGCGCCTGGTCAGCGCGCACGGGCTGCCGGGCAGGCTCAAGGGCGCCACCGCCGACCTGCGCAGCAGCCTGGTCGGCAAGCTGCTGCGCACGGGCAAGACCGTCCTGCTGGAGACCAACGACCGCACCGCGCTGGACGAGCTGATCTGGTCGGAGCTGCCCGGCCTGCACACCATCGCGCTCGGCGTCGCCGCCGTGGGCGGGCGGCCGTACGGGGCGTTGTACGCGTTGTTCGCCGAGGGGACGGCCGGGCACATCGAGCTCGAACTGCTCGAACTGCTCGCCGGGCACGCCGGCATCGCCCTCGGCAACGCGATGGCCTACCAGGACGCCGTACGGCAGCGCGCCCACGAGCGCGCCGTCGTGGACGCCAGCGCCGACGGCATCGCGGTGCTCGACGACCTCGGCCTCGTCCGCCAGTGGAACCCGGCCGCCGAGGAGCTGACCGGCGTGCGCGCCTGCGAGGTGATCGGCGGGCGCCCGCCGTTCCCGCTGCCCGCGCCGGGGCAGAAGCTCACCACCCAGCTCACCACCGGACGCTGGCTGGACGTGGTGAGCGCGGAGATCGTCGAGACCGGCGAGATCGTCGTGGACTTCCGCGACGTCACCCGCGCCAAGGAGCTGGAGGAGGCCAAGGATCTCTTCCTGGCCACCACCAGCCACGAGCTGCGCACGCCGATCACCGTGGTGCAGGGGTTCGCCCACACCCTCGACGCCCGCTGGGACAAGCTGTCGGACGCCGAACGCCGCTCGGCCGTGCGGACGATCGCCGAACGGTCGCGGGCGCTTGGCCAGCTCATGGACCACCTGCTGCTCGGCGCCCGCGCCGGGGCCGAGGAGCTGAAGGTGCGCGTGGAGAGCTTCGACCTCGGCGAGCGGGCGCGGGCGGCCACGCTGGGGCTGCCGGTGCTCTCCGACCGGCACCGCGTGGAGGTCGAGATCCCCGCCGACCTGCCGTGGGTGGACGGCGACGCGCTGGCCACCGACATCCTGCTCGGGCAGTTGCTGGAGAACGCGTTCAAGTACTCGCCGGACGGCGGGCTGATCCGGGTGCTCGCCTGGCAGGAGACCGACCTCGTCGTCCTGGTCGTGGACGACGAGGGGGTGGGCATCCCGCCGGACGACCGCGAGCGGGTGTTCGAGCGGTTCGTCCAGGCCGACAGCGGGGACCGGCGCCGGTTCGGCGGCGTCGGGCTCGGGCTCTACATCGCCAGGAGCCTGGCGCGGGCCCAGGGCGGCGAGCTGACCGCGCATTCCCGCCCAGGTGGGGGGACCCGAATGAGATTCGTCCTACGCACCGCTCCCGCCTATATCGGATCCGACACACCGAACCGGTAA
- a CDS encoding GOLPH3/VPS74 family protein, producing MDVTIAEELLLLAYGEDTGKPLVPTTALDAGLAGALLADLFLSGRVGLEAKKIVVLDPAPLGDEELDAALARIADDGRERKPDAWVTRLRSAHLRERMLTRLVGRGVLSERTTKVLGLFTTHSYPEADPGVERAARTRLAEVLAGAEPDERSAVLAGVLHACRLLPKIFPDVDKARVKEIIEGDWAGPAVAKAIAAVNAAVMAGVTAATIASSTIAAT from the coding sequence GTGGACGTGACGATCGCCGAGGAGCTTCTGCTGCTGGCCTACGGTGAGGACACGGGCAAGCCTCTGGTGCCCACGACCGCGCTGGACGCCGGGCTCGCGGGCGCGCTGCTGGCCGACCTGTTCCTCAGCGGGCGCGTCGGCCTCGAAGCCAAGAAGATCGTCGTCCTCGACCCCGCGCCGCTCGGCGACGAGGAACTGGACGCCGCGCTCGCCCGCATCGCGGACGACGGCCGGGAGCGCAAGCCGGACGCGTGGGTCACCCGGCTGCGCTCGGCCCATCTGCGCGAGCGCATGCTGACCCGTCTGGTCGGGCGCGGAGTGCTGAGCGAGCGCACCACGAAGGTGCTGGGCCTGTTCACCACGCACAGCTACCCCGAGGCCGACCCCGGCGTCGAGCGCGCCGCCCGCACACGGCTCGCCGAGGTGCTGGCGGGCGCGGAGCCCGACGAGCGCTCCGCCGTCCTCGCCGGCGTGCTGCACGCCTGCCGGCTCCTCCCCAAGATCTTCCCGGACGTGGACAAGGCACGGGTCAAAGAGATCATCGAAGGCGACTGGGCCGGTCCCGCGGTCGCCAAAGCGATCGCCGCGGTCAACGCCGCCGTGATGGCCGGCGTGACCGCGGCCACCATAGCGTCCAGCACCATCGCCGCGACCTGA
- a CDS encoding rhodanese-like domain-containing protein — MEGMNVPEIEANAVPDGAFLLDVREPDEWQAGHAPTAVHIPLGALQQRLDEVPADVPVYVVCRVGGRSAQATAWLNHVGREAVNVGGGMQSWAAAGRPMVAENGSRPYVA; from the coding sequence ATGGAAGGCATGAACGTCCCAGAGATCGAAGCCAACGCCGTGCCGGACGGCGCTTTCCTGCTCGACGTGCGCGAGCCCGACGAATGGCAGGCCGGCCACGCCCCCACCGCCGTGCACATCCCGCTCGGCGCGTTGCAGCAGCGCCTCGACGAGGTGCCCGCCGACGTCCCCGTCTATGTCGTCTGCCGCGTCGGCGGCCGGTCCGCCCAGGCCACCGCCTGGCTGAACCACGTGGGCCGCGAGGCCGTCAACGTCGGAGGCGGCATGCAGTCCTGGGCCGCCGCGGGCCGCCCGATGGTGGCGGAGAACGGGTCCCGGCCCTACGTCGCGTGA
- a CDS encoding Fpg/Nei family DNA glycosylase, which produces MPELPEVESLVEFLRERAVGRPVAAVDVVAFQALKTVDPPVTSLPGLTVTGVRRHGKFLDLDCDGVHFIVHLSRAGWLRWRDDLSGSRPVRPGKGPLAVRVRFAPEDDGAQPGFELTEAGTQKRLAVYVVRDPAEVPGIAALGPDPLAPEFTRETLKAIVNGSRAQIKGLLRDQKVIAGIGNAYSDEVLHAARMSPFKIAGTLTDEAVADLYEAIVDTLRAAVDRAHGIAAKDLKSEKKSGLRVHGRTGGACQVCGDTIREVSFADSSLQYCPTCQTGGKPHADRRLSRLLK; this is translated from the coding sequence ATGCCCGAGCTTCCCGAGGTGGAGTCGCTGGTGGAGTTCCTCCGCGAGCGGGCCGTCGGCCGCCCGGTCGCGGCCGTCGACGTCGTCGCCTTCCAGGCGCTGAAGACCGTCGACCCGCCCGTCACCTCGCTGCCCGGCCTCACCGTGACCGGCGTGCGCCGGCACGGCAAGTTCCTCGACCTCGACTGCGACGGCGTCCACTTCATCGTCCACCTGTCCCGGGCGGGCTGGCTGCGCTGGCGCGACGATCTCTCGGGCTCGAGGCCGGTGCGCCCAGGCAAGGGGCCGCTCGCCGTACGAGTGCGGTTCGCGCCCGAGGACGACGGCGCGCAGCCGGGCTTCGAGCTGACCGAGGCCGGCACCCAGAAACGCCTGGCGGTGTACGTCGTGCGCGACCCGGCCGAGGTGCCGGGCATCGCGGCGCTCGGCCCCGACCCGCTGGCGCCGGAGTTCACACGCGAGACCCTGAAGGCGATCGTGAACGGCAGCCGCGCGCAGATCAAGGGGTTGCTGCGCGACCAGAAGGTGATCGCGGGCATCGGCAACGCCTACTCCGACGAAGTCCTGCACGCGGCCAGGATGTCCCCCTTCAAGATCGCGGGCACGCTCACGGACGAGGCCGTCGCCGACCTGTACGAGGCCATCGTGGACACGCTGCGCGCGGCCGTCGACCGCGCGCACGGCATCGCCGCGAAAGATCTCAAGAGCGAGAAGAAGTCGGGTCTGCGGGTGCATGGCCGTACCGGCGGGGCATGCCAGGTGTGCGGGGACACGATAAGAGAAGTCTCTTTCGCCGACTCGTCCCTGCAGTACTGCCCGACCTGCCAGACGGGCGGCAAGCCCCACGCGGACCGTCGATTGTCCCGCCTGCTCAAGTAG
- a CDS encoding purine-cytosine permease family protein translates to MSSAVDEAPLTLDQAPPKTLGALDQGAFWANLGVSLLGFSGALYLIKPSGDRPLSLVAAVLAAVVGSLIGTVMVGLAAVPGARTGAPAMVLLRGLFGVRLSYVPTVLNIVQMLGWGAFELWVIATGAQAIFGEAVPYQVWVLGAGALTIALTIRPLGAIRLLRRFVTAGVIVAMAWLAVALLREGPELGPGDWHAFAPAVDYVIALSVSWVPVAADYARHSRSGRAAFAGVVGGYTIAQVACLTMGVLALALVGNDPNRVWDPFVAVPLGGLFFGILVLREADQSFANVYSTAMSLQNLLPRVDRRAFSVGVGVLTTVVALFVNVNSYGAFLGVIGAVFVPMFAVLAADYFLLGAAGRWNTSQDAPSRGLMLVPWVLGFVAYWLVTATPTVAWWDSVWGWAREAIGFERQPWMNAALASALVAALVTLALGRVTRPRGAAGAPWRRAPRRTRREVLAPRSPDDTAR, encoded by the coding sequence ATGTCGTCCGCTGTCGATGAAGCCCCTCTGACTCTCGACCAGGCGCCGCCGAAGACGTTGGGAGCCCTTGACCAGGGGGCCTTCTGGGCGAATCTGGGGGTCAGCCTTCTCGGGTTCTCGGGGGCGCTGTACCTGATCAAGCCGTCGGGCGACAGGCCGCTGAGCCTGGTGGCGGCCGTGCTCGCCGCCGTGGTCGGGAGCCTGATCGGCACGGTGATGGTCGGGCTCGCGGCCGTGCCGGGGGCGCGTACCGGGGCCCCGGCCATGGTGCTGCTGCGCGGGCTGTTCGGGGTGCGCCTGTCGTACGTCCCCACGGTGCTGAACATCGTCCAGATGCTCGGCTGGGGCGCGTTCGAGCTGTGGGTGATCGCCACCGGCGCCCAGGCCATCTTCGGGGAGGCCGTCCCGTACCAGGTCTGGGTGCTGGGGGCGGGCGCGCTCACCATCGCGCTGACCATACGGCCGCTCGGGGCGATCCGGCTGCTGCGGCGCTTCGTGACGGCGGGCGTGATCGTCGCGATGGCGTGGCTGGCCGTGGCGCTGCTGCGAGAGGGGCCCGAGCTGGGCCCCGGTGACTGGCACGCGTTCGCGCCCGCGGTCGACTACGTGATCGCGCTGTCGGTGTCCTGGGTGCCCGTGGCCGCCGACTACGCGCGGCACTCCCGCTCCGGCCGGGCGGCGTTCGCCGGCGTGGTCGGCGGTTACACGATCGCGCAGGTCGCGTGCCTGACGATGGGCGTGCTCGCGCTGGCGCTGGTGGGCAACGACCCGAACCGGGTGTGGGATCCGTTCGTCGCCGTCCCTCTGGGCGGCCTGTTCTTCGGCATCCTGGTGCTGCGCGAGGCCGACCAGTCGTTCGCGAACGTGTACTCCACGGCGATGTCCCTGCAGAACCTGCTGCCCCGGGTGGACCGCCGCGCCTTCTCCGTGGGCGTGGGAGTGCTCACCACGGTGGTCGCGCTGTTCGTCAACGTCAACTCCTACGGGGCGTTCCTCGGTGTGATCGGCGCGGTGTTCGTCCCGATGTTCGCCGTCCTGGCCGCCGACTACTTCCTGCTCGGCGCGGCCGGCCGCTGGAACACCTCGCAGGACGCCCCGTCCCGCGGGCTCATGCTCGTGCCGTGGGTGCTCGGCTTCGTGGCCTACTGGCTCGTCACCGCCACGCCGACGGTGGCCTGGTGGGACTCCGTCTGGGGGTGGGCGCGCGAGGCGATCGGCTTCGAGCGGCAGCCGTGGATGAACGCGGCGCTGGCGTCGGCCCTGGTCGCCGCGCTGGTCACGCTGGCGCTGGGCCGGGTGACACGCCCTCGAGGCGCAGCAGGTGCTCCTTGGCGGCGGGCCCCCCGGCGTACCCGCCGAGAAGTCCTGGCGCCTCGATCGCCCGATGACACGGCACGATGA